A window from Pokkaliibacter sp. MBI-7 encodes these proteins:
- the cas3f gene encoding type I-F CRISPR-associated helicase Cas3f: MNILLISQCDKRALTQTRRILDQFAERRGDRTWQTAITQAGLATLRKLLRQSARRNTAVACHWIRGRDHSELLWVVGNSSRFNEQGAVPTNTTERDILDSQRENSWHTLEDISLLSSIAALFHDFGKANLLFQNKLRGKGKLQEPLRHEWVSLCMFCAFVGNNDDHEWLTKLGQVSEIAEQLNQEVLDKIQQGAGQFIGSSPFQKLPPLAQTIGWLILTHHRMPKTLEDKPQSLKHIDHYLHRLLAAYWNSPQYSQKEWSEKELLHVWQCPKGTPFLSRTWQLKASLIAKRALGRANLQTTTWLQDRFSLHLSRLALMLADHTYSSQAAAKQYWDKSYSVYANTRDEALNQRLDEHLVGVYRSAHQFVRLLPALRQSLAAITRHPLLKKRTPRRDFVWQNTAYDLACGVRTQATENGFFGINMASTGKGKTLANARIMYGLSDEKLGCRFTVALGLRTLTLQTGSAFREQLQLEHDDLAVLVGSQAVSQLYRLRQEQNAEEEEAKADRVKGSESANNLLDPSHYVSFQGSTDSPLNKWLARDSRLNRLVNAPVLVSTIDHLVPATESERGGKQIAPMLRLLTSDLILDEPDDFDMADLPALCRLVNWAGMLGSKVLLSSATLPPSLVEALFRAYYHGRIIYEQSCGQPGKSTNICCAWFDEHGASHGAHADIEFFTQQHQQFVSQRVQSLSQIRPKRIADYIVIDPPGTSVHDVLDALTEQIYTHIHALHDAHAECTPAEQSSASGSVSLGIVRVANIRPLVSLAQRLLAKPAKPGYQIHYCIYHSQLTLIQRSHIESVLDQVFDRRNYLSLWECPSIQEAIAKHPTDKHVFVVLASPVCEVGRDWSAHWAISEPSSVRALIQLAGRVLRHQDQEQYPSAPNILLFNKNINALLGRSPAYSRPGFESNDVRLQHQDLREVLPLEQITPLTANPRIQERVALHPQTSLTDLEHAQLRSRLLADTQTLTQELIHPVAARWWAQHADWTYELQRRTPFRKSAPQTDYYHWLEDEDSEPRFYRWHLGVTGEAQYMFEITPVPICATGNHLWAHADYAMLLRELADHLEKSVDEVSRTFGTITLRDMATPWSYNSVLGGYRPLE, encoded by the coding sequence ATGAACATTCTGCTGATCTCCCAGTGCGACAAACGCGCCCTCACCCAAACCCGCCGCATTCTTGATCAGTTTGCTGAACGCCGTGGTGATCGCACCTGGCAAACCGCCATCACTCAGGCGGGGCTTGCGACCTTGCGCAAACTGCTGCGTCAATCTGCCCGCCGCAATACCGCCGTGGCGTGCCACTGGATACGCGGGCGTGATCACAGCGAATTGCTTTGGGTGGTGGGCAACTCAAGCCGGTTTAATGAGCAAGGTGCAGTGCCCACCAATACCACGGAGCGAGATATTCTCGATAGTCAGCGCGAAAACTCCTGGCACACTCTGGAGGATATCAGCCTGTTGAGCAGTATAGCGGCGCTATTCCATGACTTTGGCAAAGCTAACCTCTTATTCCAGAACAAGCTACGCGGGAAGGGAAAACTACAGGAGCCTCTTCGTCATGAATGGGTGTCTTTGTGTATGTTTTGTGCCTTCGTCGGTAATAATGATGATCACGAATGGCTAACAAAATTAGGCCAGGTGTCTGAAATCGCTGAACAGCTTAATCAAGAGGTGTTAGACAAAATCCAGCAAGGGGCTGGACAATTTATTGGCTCATCGCCTTTTCAGAAGTTGCCACCTCTGGCGCAAACCATTGGATGGTTAATTCTGACTCATCATAGGATGCCAAAAACGCTGGAAGACAAACCTCAGTCACTCAAGCATATAGACCACTATCTCCATCGCTTACTAGCGGCTTATTGGAACTCACCGCAATACAGTCAAAAAGAGTGGTCAGAAAAAGAACTCCTCCATGTGTGGCAATGCCCTAAAGGTACGCCCTTCCTCAGCCGAACGTGGCAGCTCAAAGCATCGCTAATCGCCAAGCGTGCGTTAGGCAGAGCAAACCTACAGACCACGACATGGCTGCAAGACCGTTTTAGTCTTCATCTCTCACGGTTGGCCTTAATGCTGGCTGATCATACTTACTCTTCTCAGGCTGCCGCTAAGCAATATTGGGATAAATCCTATTCGGTCTATGCCAATACCCGTGACGAAGCGCTGAACCAACGGCTTGATGAGCATTTGGTTGGGGTTTACCGCAGCGCTCATCAATTTGTGCGACTCTTGCCTGCATTGCGTCAATCATTGGCTGCCATTACACGTCATCCACTTCTAAAAAAACGTACGCCGCGCCGAGATTTTGTATGGCAAAACACAGCCTATGACCTTGCTTGTGGCGTACGCACGCAAGCAACTGAGAATGGATTTTTTGGCATCAATATGGCGTCAACCGGCAAAGGGAAAACGCTCGCCAATGCTCGCATTATGTATGGTTTATCCGATGAAAAGCTGGGGTGCCGCTTCACCGTTGCCTTGGGCCTTCGGACGTTGACCTTACAGACAGGCAGTGCCTTCCGGGAACAATTACAACTGGAGCATGATGACTTAGCAGTATTGGTAGGGTCGCAAGCCGTCAGCCAGCTATACCGTTTAAGACAAGAACAAAACGCTGAAGAGGAGGAAGCGAAAGCTGATCGTGTTAAAGGGTCAGAATCCGCTAACAACCTACTCGACCCGAGCCATTATGTGAGCTTTCAAGGAAGTACTGACAGTCCGCTGAACAAGTGGTTAGCACGCGATTCGCGGCTAAACCGGCTGGTCAATGCTCCGGTACTCGTCAGCACGATTGATCATCTTGTTCCCGCCACTGAAAGCGAGCGAGGCGGTAAGCAAATCGCCCCCATGCTTCGGCTGCTCACGTCAGATCTTATATTGGATGAGCCTGACGATTTCGACATGGCTGATCTGCCAGCGCTTTGTCGTCTGGTGAACTGGGCTGGAATGCTCGGCAGTAAAGTGCTGCTCTCTTCAGCCACTCTACCGCCCAGTTTAGTAGAAGCGCTATTCCGTGCTTATTATCATGGACGCATTATCTATGAACAAAGCTGCGGCCAACCTGGTAAATCAACTAACATTTGCTGCGCCTGGTTTGATGAGCACGGTGCCTCTCATGGCGCGCATGCCGATATAGAATTTTTTACCCAACAGCATCAGCAATTCGTCTCGCAGCGAGTACAAAGCCTGTCACAGATTCGACCCAAACGTATTGCTGACTATATCGTTATTGATCCTCCTGGCACCTCTGTTCATGACGTACTCGATGCGCTGACTGAACAGATTTATACGCATATTCACGCCTTGCACGATGCTCACGCAGAATGCACGCCCGCTGAACAAAGTTCTGCTTCAGGCAGTGTCAGTCTCGGAATCGTAAGGGTCGCTAATATTCGACCTTTAGTCTCACTGGCTCAGCGCCTGCTGGCAAAACCAGCCAAGCCTGGTTATCAGATCCATTACTGTATTTATCACAGCCAGTTGACGTTAATTCAGCGCAGTCACATTGAATCGGTGCTGGATCAGGTCTTTGACCGGCGCAACTATTTATCCCTGTGGGAATGCCCTAGCATTCAAGAAGCTATTGCCAAACACCCAACGGATAAGCATGTCTTTGTTGTGCTCGCCAGTCCTGTTTGCGAGGTTGGCAGAGATTGGTCAGCTCATTGGGCCATCAGTGAGCCATCCTCCGTCCGAGCATTAATACAGCTGGCAGGACGAGTGCTCCGTCATCAGGATCAGGAGCAATACCCTTCCGCTCCCAACATATTGCTGTTTAACAAAAACATTAATGCCCTGCTTGGCCGTTCTCCGGCGTACTCTCGCCCCGGCTTCGAATCTAATGACGTGCGATTACAGCATCAGGATCTTCGGGAAGTGTTGCCACTTGAGCAAATTACCCCCTTAACGGCAAACCCACGCATTCAGGAGCGTGTAGCGCTGCATCCGCAGACATCACTGACCGATCTTGAGCATGCACAACTACGCTCTCGTCTGCTGGCGGATACTCAAACACTGACACAAGAGCTGATACACCCTGTGGCCGCCCGTTGGTGGGCACAACACGCCGACTGGACCTACGAGCTGCAACGGCGCACCCCTTTCAGAAAGAGCGCGCCTCAGACCGACTATTATCATTGGCTAGAGGATGAAGATAGCGAACCACGCTTTTATCGCTGGCATTTAGGGGTGACAGGAGAAGCACAATACATGTTTGAGATCACTCCTGTTCCGATCTGTGCAACAGGTAATCATCTGTGGGCGCATGCCGACTATGCAATGCTCCTACGGGAACTGGCAGATCATCTGGAGAAGTCAGTCGATGAAGTAAGTCGCACCTTTGGCACGATCACACTGCGAGATATGGCAACGCCGTGGTCTTACAACTCAGTACTAGGAGGCTACAGGCCTCTGGAGTAG
- the cas1f gene encoding type I-F CRISPR-associated endonuclease Cas1f produces the protein MEDFSPSDLKTILHSKRANLYYLQHCRVLVNGGRVEYVTDEGKRQLYWNIPIANTTTVLLGTGTSVTQAAMRELAKAGVMVGFCGGGGTPLFSANEMDIEVAWFSPQSEYRPTEYLQHWVRFWFSDELRLQAAKAFQLARLERIRQQWLHDKALKDAGFSPDQQQLEAALEKSAHAIAAAPDHTFLLTEEARLSKRLFRLAATTTQYGDFVRAKRGGGTDPANRFLDHGNYLAYGLGATACWVLGLPHGLAVLHGKTRRGGLVFDVADLVKDAIILPLAFICAMNGDEEQTFRQQCIEGLTRSEALDFMIDTLKATAEQLGQQAQAEPQG, from the coding sequence ATGGAAGACTTCAGCCCCTCCGACCTCAAGACCATCCTGCACTCCAAACGCGCCAACCTGTATTACCTGCAACACTGCCGGGTGCTTGTGAACGGTGGCCGGGTGGAGTACGTCACCGATGAGGGGAAACGTCAGCTGTACTGGAATATCCCCATTGCTAATACCACCACCGTGCTGCTCGGCACGGGCACCTCCGTCACTCAGGCGGCCATGCGTGAACTGGCCAAAGCAGGTGTGATGGTTGGCTTCTGCGGGGGCGGTGGTACGCCGCTGTTCAGCGCCAATGAGATGGATATCGAAGTGGCGTGGTTCTCCCCGCAGAGCGAATACCGCCCGACTGAATACCTGCAACACTGGGTGCGGTTCTGGTTCTCTGATGAATTACGCCTGCAAGCGGCTAAGGCTTTTCAGCTCGCCCGCCTTGAGCGTATCCGCCAGCAATGGCTGCATGACAAAGCCCTCAAGGACGCCGGCTTTTCTCCTGATCAACAACAGCTTGAGGCCGCGCTGGAGAAATCCGCCCACGCCATTGCGGCGGCACCAGACCATACCTTTTTGCTCACTGAAGAAGCCCGCCTGAGCAAGCGCCTGTTCAGGCTGGCCGCCACGACTACACAATACGGTGATTTTGTGCGCGCCAAACGCGGTGGAGGCACCGACCCGGCCAACCGTTTTCTCGATCACGGTAATTATCTGGCCTATGGTCTGGGTGCCACCGCCTGCTGGGTACTGGGCCTGCCGCACGGGCTGGCCGTGTTACATGGCAAAACCCGCCGTGGCGGGCTGGTGTTTGATGTCGCCGATCTGGTCAAAGACGCCATCATCCTGCCGCTGGCGTTTATCTGCGCCATGAACGGTGACGAGGAGCAAACCTTCCGCCAGCAGTGCATTGAAGGGCTGACCCGCAGTGAAGCCCTCGACTTTATGATTGACACCCTTAAGGCCACCGCTGAACAGCTCGGCCAGCAGGCACAGGCGGAGCCGCAGGGATGA
- a CDS encoding polymorphic toxin type 44 domain-containing protein has translation MMIWTKMVAQDSCWDHKPVISRCFHPRDPVSQAFHGWKERRYFYDVWSNIHDGFIGTAAGFSASALLAGC, from the coding sequence ATGATGATCTGGACCAAAATGGTAGCGCAGGATAGCTGCTGGGATCACAAGCCGGTGATCAGTCGCTGCTTCCACCCGCGTGATCCCGTCAGTCAGGCGTTTCACGGGTGGAAAGAACGCAGATATTTCTACGATGTTTGGTCAAACATACATGATGGCTTTATTGGCACAGCAGCCGGTTTTAGCGCTTCTGCCCTTTTAGCAGGCTGTTGA
- a CDS encoding protein-tyrosine phosphatase family protein encodes MNSIPYFVAALGQGRLYVMAKPVAGEWVDEEFASIARSGISLMVSLLEWHEAYEVGLEQEASLAQKHGMRFQSYPVADRGLPADKAQFVGFIHDLLGQISAGAQVVVHCRAGIGRTGIVAASLLIAAGYSTGDAFALVSAKRGVEVPDTEEQKAWVIGLAAALSTGV; translated from the coding sequence ATGAACTCAATTCCCTATTTCGTTGCTGCTCTCGGTCAGGGGCGGCTGTATGTGATGGCCAAACCTGTTGCCGGTGAATGGGTTGACGAGGAGTTTGCCAGTATTGCCCGTTCCGGGATCAGCCTGATGGTATCGCTGCTGGAGTGGCATGAAGCCTATGAGGTGGGGCTGGAGCAGGAAGCATCACTGGCACAGAAGCATGGTATGCGTTTCCAGTCTTATCCTGTTGCAGACCGCGGTTTGCCCGCGGATAAGGCTCAGTTTGTGGGGTTTATTCATGATCTGCTGGGGCAGATCAGCGCCGGAGCACAAGTCGTCGTGCACTGCCGTGCTGGGATTGGCCGTACTGGTATCGTGGCCGCCAGCCTGCTGATAGCCGCTGGCTATTCGACCGGGGATGCCTTTGCGCTGGTGTCGGCCAAACGGGGTGTGGAGGTGCCTGATACCGAGGAGCAGAAAGCCTGGGTGATCGGTCTGGCGGCAGCACTGAGCACTGGTGTATAG
- a CDS encoding LysR family transcriptional regulator gives MLQLCPPTTITTGKDMDIGIAKHLKINQLRLISAIAEHGQLGLAADELTLTQPAASRMLSEIENALGAKLFERHAKGMVPTLIGRALAQRSHNLLVELRDLSRDVEELKGGEGGITTVGAVTGAAVGFVIPAIRQLKAISPKAEIHINVESSEVLVHDLAAGKNDFVLARLPRGVDPSDFEIYPARTEVVNLVVREDHPLAHVDQVAIGDLSNYEWVMQSHRAPIREAVEGAFLSAGAALPTNITNTTSLLAMIAILVSSSAIAPLASEVPDLLLGDKVGARLRVLPLKTRIVMSPYYLLLVKGRQLSPIANRLKALVTMELSKSGR, from the coding sequence ATGCTCCAGCTCTGTCCCCCAACAACCATAACAACAGGCAAAGACATGGACATCGGCATTGCTAAACATCTTAAAATCAATCAGTTACGCCTTATCTCCGCCATTGCCGAGCACGGCCAGCTCGGCCTCGCTGCCGATGAGCTGACACTCACGCAGCCCGCCGCCTCCCGTATGCTGTCGGAGATTGAAAATGCCCTCGGCGCGAAATTATTCGAGCGCCATGCCAAAGGCATGGTGCCGACCCTGATTGGCCGCGCACTTGCCCAGCGTTCACATAACCTGCTGGTGGAACTGCGCGACCTGTCACGGGATGTGGAAGAACTGAAAGGCGGTGAAGGCGGGATCACCACGGTAGGGGCCGTGACCGGGGCAGCGGTCGGTTTCGTTATTCCGGCTATCCGCCAGCTGAAAGCCATCTCCCCCAAGGCGGAAATTCATATCAATGTCGAATCCAGCGAAGTGCTGGTGCATGATCTGGCCGCTGGCAAGAACGACTTTGTTCTGGCCCGTCTGCCACGAGGCGTCGACCCGTCAGACTTTGAGATTTATCCGGCGCGGACCGAAGTGGTCAATCTGGTGGTCCGAGAGGATCATCCGCTGGCCCATGTCGATCAGGTCGCCATTGGTGATCTGTCCAACTACGAATGGGTAATGCAGAGCCACCGCGCGCCCATCCGCGAGGCCGTCGAAGGCGCCTTTCTCAGTGCAGGAGCTGCCCTGCCCACCAACATCACCAACACCACCTCGCTGCTGGCGATGATCGCTATTCTGGTGTCATCCTCCGCTATCGCGCCGCTGGCCAGTGAAGTGCCGGACCTGCTGCTGGGTGATAAAGTCGGCGCCCGGTTGCGGGTACTGCCGCTGAAAACCCGTATTGTGATGTCGCCCTACTACCTGCTGCTGGTCAAAGGCCGCCAGCTGTCCCCTATCGCCAACCGGCTAAAAGCACTGGTGACGATGGAGCTGAGTAAGAGTGGTCGGTGA
- the chvE gene encoding multiple monosaccharide ABC transporter substrate-binding protein, with the protein MKHVKKLIAAMALGTAMLTSAVQAAGVVGISMPTKSSARWIADGNNMVDQFEKAGFKTDLQYAEDDIPNQVAQIENMMTKGVDVLVIAAIDGTTLTNALENAHAAGIKVIAYDRLIRDSKYVDYYATFDNFKVGVLQAQSLVKGMEARGKGPYNIELFGGSPDDNNAYFFYNGAMSVLQPMIDKGEISVVSGQMGMDKVGTLRWDGATAQARMDNLLSANYTKKHVDGVLSPYDGISIGILSSLKGVGYGSGDLPMPIVTGQDAEVPSVKSILAGEQYSTIFKDTRQLAGVTVGMVKALLNGSTPEINDTTTYNNGVKVVPSYLLEPMTVDKSNWEKVLIDSGYYKKDQIQ; encoded by the coding sequence ATGAAACACGTCAAAAAACTCATAGCCGCAATGGCTCTGGGAACCGCGATGCTTACCTCTGCTGTACAGGCTGCCGGAGTGGTTGGGATTTCCATGCCGACCAAGTCGTCAGCACGCTGGATCGCCGATGGCAACAACATGGTCGATCAGTTCGAAAAAGCAGGCTTCAAAACCGATCTGCAATACGCCGAGGATGATATTCCCAACCAGGTGGCGCAGATCGAAAACATGATGACCAAAGGGGTTGATGTACTGGTCATCGCCGCCATCGATGGCACCACCCTGACCAACGCGCTGGAAAATGCCCATGCCGCCGGTATCAAGGTGATTGCTTATGACCGTCTGATTCGTGACAGCAAATACGTCGACTACTACGCCACCTTCGATAACTTCAAGGTCGGTGTACTGCAGGCGCAGTCGCTGGTGAAAGGGATGGAAGCCCGTGGTAAAGGCCCCTACAACATTGAACTGTTCGGCGGCTCTCCTGACGACAACAACGCTTACTTCTTCTACAACGGCGCCATGTCTGTGCTGCAGCCGATGATCGATAAAGGCGAGATCAGCGTGGTGTCTGGTCAGATGGGCATGGACAAGGTCGGTACCCTGCGCTGGGACGGTGCTACCGCTCAGGCACGTATGGATAACCTGCTGTCTGCCAACTACACCAAGAAACACGTCGATGGCGTGCTGTCACCCTATGACGGTATCTCCATCGGTATCCTGTCCTCTCTGAAAGGCGTGGGCTACGGCTCAGGCGATCTGCCCATGCCCATCGTGACGGGTCAGGATGCTGAAGTGCCCTCAGTGAAATCCATTCTGGCGGGCGAGCAGTATTCCACCATCTTCAAGGATACCCGTCAGCTGGCAGGCGTCACTGTGGGTATGGTCAAGGCGCTGCTGAACGGCAGTACTCCCGAAATCAACGACACCACCACCTACAACAACGGGGTGAAAGTGGTGCCTTCCTACCTGCTTGAGCCGATGACCGTCGACAAGAGCAACTGGGAGAAAGTGCTGATCGACAGCGGTTACTACAAAAAGGATCAGATCCAGTAA
- the mmsA gene encoding multiple monosaccharide ABC transporter ATP-binding protein: protein MQDIILEMRGITKTFPGVKALDNVNLKVRRGEIHALCGENGAGKSTLMKVLSGVYPHGSYDGDIVYEGRTMSFGGIADSEREGIIIIHQELALVPLLSIAENLFLGNEIASHGIIDWPSVFKRTEALLKKVGLSETPSTLVEKLGVGKQQLVEIAKALAKDVKLLILDEPTAALQENDSQKLLDLLLEFRAQGISSILISHKLNEVSRVADSITVLRDGTSVETMDCHADSISEEHIIRGMVGRDMAHRYPTRTPKIGDTLLQIRDWNVWHPESAERQMIRNVSLNVAAGEVVGIAGLMGAGRTELAMSVFGRSYGRNISGSVQLRGKEIDVSTVRRAVDSGLAYVTEDRKELGLILDETILCNTTLANLEGVSSHGVIDDNQERKISEDYRAALRIRTPGVFQKTVNLSGGNQQKVVLSKWLFAQPEVLILDEPTRGIDVGAKFEIYSIINQLADEGKGVIMISSEMPELLGMCDRIYVMNEGAFVGELARHEASQEKIMSMIVTA, encoded by the coding sequence ATGCAAGATATCATTCTGGAGATGCGTGGCATCACCAAGACATTCCCCGGCGTGAAGGCGCTGGACAATGTCAATCTCAAGGTACGTCGTGGTGAAATCCACGCTCTGTGCGGCGAGAACGGTGCAGGCAAGTCCACCCTGATGAAAGTCCTGAGTGGCGTCTATCCCCATGGCAGCTACGACGGCGACATCGTCTATGAAGGCCGCACCATGAGCTTCGGCGGCATCGCCGACAGCGAGCGGGAAGGCATCATCATCATTCACCAGGAACTGGCACTGGTGCCCTTGCTGTCCATTGCCGAAAACCTGTTTCTGGGTAACGAAATTGCCAGCCATGGCATCATCGACTGGCCGTCGGTATTCAAGCGCACCGAAGCGCTGCTGAAAAAAGTCGGCCTGAGTGAAACCCCGTCCACGCTGGTGGAAAAACTGGGCGTAGGTAAACAGCAGCTGGTGGAGATCGCCAAGGCGCTGGCCAAAGACGTCAAGTTGCTGATTCTCGACGAACCTACCGCCGCCCTGCAGGAGAACGACAGCCAGAAGCTGCTGGATCTGCTGCTGGAGTTCCGTGCACAGGGCATCTCGTCGATCCTGATTTCCCACAAGCTGAATGAAGTCAGCCGCGTGGCGGACAGCATCACCGTGCTGCGTGATGGCACCTCGGTGGAAACCATGGATTGTCACGCCGACAGCATCAGCGAAGAACACATTATCCGCGGCATGGTCGGGCGCGATATGGCGCACCGTTATCCCACCCGTACCCCCAAGATTGGCGACACCCTGCTGCAAATTCGCGACTGGAACGTCTGGCATCCGGAAAGCGCCGAGCGGCAGATGATCCGCAACGTCAGTCTTAACGTGGCTGCCGGTGAGGTGGTGGGCATTGCGGGCCTGATGGGCGCGGGTCGCACCGAGCTGGCCATGAGCGTGTTTGGCCGCAGCTATGGCCGCAATATTTCCGGCTCCGTGCAGCTGCGTGGCAAGGAGATCGATGTCTCTACCGTGCGCCGCGCTGTTGACAGTGGCCTGGCCTATGTCACCGAAGACCGCAAGGAACTGGGGCTGATTCTCGATGAAACCATTCTTTGCAATACCACCCTGGCGAACCTCGAAGGGGTTTCCAGCCACGGCGTGATCGATGACAACCAGGAACGCAAGATCTCCGAAGACTACCGTGCCGCACTGCGTATCCGTACCCCCGGCGTGTTCCAGAAAACGGTCAACCTGTCCGGCGGCAACCAGCAGAAGGTGGTGCTGTCGAAGTGGCTGTTTGCCCAGCCCGAGGTGCTGATTCTGGATGAACCGACTCGCGGTATCGACGTCGGGGCCAAGTTCGAGATCTACAGCATCATCAATCAGCTCGCTGATGAAGGTAAGGGCGTGATCATGATTTCGTCGGAAATGCCTGAGCTGCTGGGGATGTGTGACCGCATCTACGTAATGAACGAAGGCGCCTTTGTCGGCGAACTGGCCCGTCATGAAGCGAGTCAGGAAAAGATCATGTCGATGATCGTCACGGCGTAA
- the mmsB gene encoding multiple monosaccharide ABC transporter permease, with the protein MDQTKTLKNMQAQAVVAGQGTSSMSNNSSSVSDSSAAASKPSALAYMKHHFRDYGMLLALVVIMGLFQVLTDGTLMRPINLTNLFLQNSYIIIMAFGMLLVIVAGHIDLSVGSVVGFVGAAAAVMMVHWGWSMALVVPVCLLLGCAIGAAQGYWIAYWKIPSFIVTLAGMLVFRGLTLAVLEGQSVGPFSPSFQLMSTGFIPDVFSDDRPNITAIVLGVIAAATIVFLAARARARSLQFGIEDEPFTFYVVKNGLIAAAIIYISYLLSTYRGLPNVLITMGVLMCAYTFLTNRTTLGRRIYAIGGNVKAAKLSGINTERLTFLTFVNMGMLAALAGLIFAARLNTATPKAGLAFELDVIAAVFIGGASMSGGVGKIIGAVIGALIMGVMNNGMSILGIGIEWQQVIKGLVLLAAVIFDVVNKNKSR; encoded by the coding sequence ATGGACCAGACAAAAACGCTAAAAAATATGCAGGCCCAGGCTGTCGTGGCCGGGCAGGGGACCTCATCCATGTCCAATAACTCTTCTTCTGTGTCTGACAGCAGCGCGGCTGCCAGCAAACCCAGTGCCCTGGCGTACATGAAGCACCACTTCCGTGATTACGGCATGCTGCTGGCACTGGTGGTGATCATGGGGCTGTTTCAGGTACTGACCGATGGCACGCTGATGCGTCCCATCAACCTGACCAACCTGTTCCTGCAGAACAGCTACATCATCATCATGGCCTTCGGCATGTTGCTGGTGATCGTGGCCGGTCATATTGATCTGTCGGTGGGCTCGGTGGTGGGCTTCGTCGGTGCCGCAGCGGCAGTGATGATGGTGCACTGGGGCTGGTCGATGGCGCTGGTTGTGCCGGTCTGTCTGCTGCTTGGTTGTGCGATCGGCGCTGCGCAGGGCTACTGGATTGCCTACTGGAAGATACCGTCCTTTATCGTCACCCTGGCCGGTATGCTGGTGTTCCGTGGCTTGACCCTGGCCGTGCTGGAAGGTCAGTCAGTCGGACCTTTCTCGCCCAGCTTCCAGCTGATGAGCACCGGTTTTATCCCTGATGTGTTCAGCGATGACCGACCCAATATCACCGCCATCGTGCTGGGCGTGATTGCTGCCGCCACCATCGTGTTTCTGGCAGCCCGTGCCCGTGCCCGTTCGCTGCAGTTCGGTATTGAAGATGAACCCTTCACCTTCTACGTGGTGAAAAATGGCCTGATTGCGGCGGCCATCATCTATATCTCCTATCTGCTGTCGACCTACCGTGGCCTGCCCAACGTGCTGATCACCATGGGTGTGCTGATGTGCGCTTATACCTTCCTGACCAACCGTACCACGCTGGGCCGTCGTATCTATGCCATCGGCGGCAACGTTAAAGCCGCCAAGCTGTCGGGTATCAACACGGAACGCCTGACTTTCCTCACCTTCGTCAACATGGGCATGCTCGCCGCCCTCGCGGGCCTGATTTTCGCCGCCCGTCTGAATACCGCCACGCCCAAGGCCGGTCTGGCATTCGAGCTGGATGTGATTGCCGCTGTCTTTATCGGTGGTGCGTCCATGTCCGGCGGTGTCGGCAAGATCATCGGTGCGGTCATCGGCGCCCTGATCATGGGGGTGATGAACAACGGTATGTCCATCCTCGGTATCGGCATCGAATGGCAGCAGGTGATTAAAGGTCTGGTCCTGCTGGCCGCGGTGATCTTCGATGTGGTCAACAAGAATAAGTCACGCTAA